The Hyla sarda isolate aHylSar1 chromosome 2, aHylSar1.hap1, whole genome shotgun sequence genome includes the window TCCGCAGCTTACAGTTCCACCTTTATTTAGATAACAATCACTTATAAAAGATTTTCCTGAGCAAGCTCTGATCCTCGCTACCTCAACATATCTGACACTCGCCCACCATGTAAACCTTCTAAAGGCAACCTGAAAATGCAATCCAAGCCTGCAAGGTGCAATAACCCTGTTGCTACTACACTTATACAGAAGCAATCATCTCTTCTTCTTCTGCTTTCCCCTTTCTCTGTAGATCGTAAGTCCTAGCAGGAAGATTCCCCTTTCCCTCTGTACCAGTAACAACTGACGTTAATGCCCGGGATCAGAGCTAACTCTGATCTTAGCCATATGGGAGTggagttaaagaaaaaaaaaataagctccAAAGGAAGGGATTTATAAGGCTCCAGGGACCTTTGTTAAAATAACCCCAGCAACATTACATCCTGGCATGTCTAAATACAGCAAAACCTTACCTTTGGAGGccacctgattgggaaacactgcatttggAGGATGCAGTAATCCCTCTAAGGCCAAGTCCATAAAcccaatacaaaaaaatacatcCCATGTGTTATTTATTATCTTTACAGTCAACAGAAGCTGGGGCATGTCTGCCACTACACCAAAGCCTATTAGAAGCAGTTATAAAATTAACAAATGCATATTTCTATTACAAACATGTAAAAGTGTTCTCTAATAGTTAaatattaatgttatatttttaggaCAGGCCATCAATTTCTAATTGGTTGCAGTAAAAACCAAGGTTCTTTGCTGTAGACGCTGTGTCCACTTCATTGTGATGATCACAATCTCTTAGATCATACCAGATAAGCCATTAGTGTAATGTTCCAGTAAACCCCTTTAACCAGTAAATCAAGTcagaaataaaataattattttgagTAGCAGATATTGGATAGGCTGTTTTGTGCCCCAAGACATTCAGTGATCAGTATTTTAAGTCTCCCATCACATGGACTGTATACCTTTTGAAGTCCCAGTTTGTCAATCGCTTCCTTTTCCCAGTATGGTCTTCCAACACAAGATCTTATTCTGGTGACAAGATGTAGTTTATGTGGTTGTTGCGAATCTCCTCCATATTTGACATGATCTTCTGGCTTTGGTTGAAATGTCTGCACATAAAGGAAGTAAAAATACTAAATGATTAGTTATTATAAAGACTAATATAAAGTATGTTACTAACATAAGTAAACCTAATAAGGTGTACGCCAAAATAATTCTTCTAATTGAATGCATACCTTATGTTTTATTAATGCAGCTACTGCTAAGATTTGTCACAAGTGCCCTTATAAAATCAAGCGTAACACAATTGTGCTGATGAATTAAACATTTATCATGTTAAAGACCTGTATGACATGTCTAGTTAACATGTTATTTTTTGTGACAACCACCTCAACTAATTTTAGATGGTAAGAGTTGGGCACAATCTCCTATTGTGCTGGGGCCGCCAtggcaaaaaacaacacaaaaccaAAATTGAAGAACACATACTTACCCACCTCGCTCCCTCAGGGATCCCCCTGTGAAGTCTTCTAGTTTCAAGCTGAATGCTTTGGCGGCTACTCCTCTCGCTCAGCCAattgaagacttaaaggggtattccaggccaaaactttttttttttatatatatcaactggcttcggaaggttaaacagatttgtaaattaattctattaaaaaatcttaatccttacaatagttattagcttctgaagttgagttgctgttttctgtctaactgctttctgatgactcacgtcccgggagctgtccagctcctatggggatattctcccatcatgcacagctcccgggacgtgacattatcattgaacacttagacagaaaacttcagaagctaataactaggatttagattttttaatagaagtaatttacaaatctgtttaactttccagagccagttgatatataaaaaaaagtttttgcctggaatacccctttaagcgggaTACCGCTGCAGATGGTGACTGAGCAGGCAATCACTGCTGAGATGAGTCCTTCTCTGAAGTAGCGTAAGAAGCATTTAGTGGGGACCAGAAGACTTCACCTGGGGATCTGTGAGGGAGCAAGGTaggcaagtatatatatatatatatatatatatatatatatatatatatatatttcatggaGAACCTAGCACAATAGGAAATACATTTTAAGAcccataatacccctttaagatgcccaTGCACATTAAATCAAGGTTGACAGATCCCACCAACAATAAAATGTTTATGGGGGCATTCTAATTGAAAATGAGGCTTGGAGGATAAAATCCCAAAGATAATTAATTCATGTTTATGGTTATGAGGGTCAGAGGAAAGATTGAATAAAACTAATGATCAGTGTATAGCCAGCTTTACAATAGGGTTCCCTTTTTTCAAAGTAACCACAAACGGGTTGTCAGGTGCCTATATTACTTTATGGTTGGTCTATTGAATTTACACTAAATGCAATACCTTCTCTTCCATGTCCTTCCTAGAAGTTCAATTATTACTGGTCAAAACTACATTTACAATTCTGCCAGTATTACCTGATAGCTCAATGGAATTGTTTTAGTATTTAACCTACTAAAAAAGTGTGTAAGAAGTGTCCCACCCCATTATAGAGGCTCGCCTAAGTGCGTGCACAATtgtgtctatgggggagatttatcaaaacctgtccagaggaaaagttgccaagttgcccatagcaaccaattagatcgcttctttcatttttaacaaggcctctgcaaaatgaaagtagtgatctgattggttgctatgggcaacttttcctctggacaggttttgataaatctccccctataagaaTACATGATTACCCCAGAATATAACACAGCAAAGCCTTACTTCTTCAGGAATTCGAGACTTTGTAAACTTGTGGCGCATCCAGTCAGTCCACAACAGTGACATGGAAGGGTGGTCTGTCAAAAGCTGAATATCACAATGTTAGTTAGAAGGGCAGCTGCAAAAGTCTAATAGGGCCCTAAGAAGCacatcataataaaaataaataatgcagtGCACAAAAATGATAACTACCTTCAATCCCAAAGTTCTTCTTTGCAAAACATTACAGCACATCAGGGCCATTTTAATTTTCTAATCTTTAGACCTAGAAAAAGAGATGTAAAACATTTAATGAGGTTTAAAAGACTAAGGCTACACTGTGATTTTTGGTAGTAACAGGGCCGCAAAACAAAAAATTGTTAAGTTGCTCTGTGTGGATTGTGTTCTGTTACTGACAAGTACAGTAAATGTGGTAGCATTAGAACCCACAAGTGGATGCGACCTGACAGTAGCAAGTAATCCATTTGTGACTGATATGTTGCAGCCATTTTTTGGGGTCGCAACATGACCCCATTTCTTTGCTTGGCCACTTCTAAACTGCACATTTTTGCCGTCATTAACATGCCCTTATTATATGGCCCCAGGCAGCAGAAATGCTACAGAttttccagtggaaattttttccgCATTTCGGCAGAGGCAAATCCATACATTGTGCAGATTTTTGTGAGGTTCTGCCGGAGCCGATATGGGGGTGAATATGCTAATGTTTTAtatttaaaaggtaaaaaaaagtcaTCGTATTTCATATATGCAATTGTGGATTTTGCTGttgattgatttatttattttaacatatTGTGATTTTTTTGTGGATTTTAGCTTCACCATTCATTTGGTGTGGATTTGACACTGTGGAAATTGCTGTagacatgctgcagattttctgctacaTAAAACCCACAGCTTttgctcagtgtgtgtgtgtgtgtgtgtgttagctcATGGATTAAGAAGTGGCACTGCTCAGGGAAGACAGCTGCAAGTATAGTTCTGCAAATTTCAAGCTTAGAAAGAGATAAGGAGAAGAAACATCAGACAGGCCATCATTATTCAGCTAGATGAACAGCAAGTGTTATGACTTTTAAACTAACATCTATAGCAGTcttctacaaactgtggacctccagctgttgcagaaccacaactcccagtgtccCTGGGCATCTGTTggttggctgggcatgctgggaattgtagttccgcAACAGCTGGAAATCCAGTTTGGGAGCCACTGATGTATAGAGATGAGTAGTGTGGCACAGATTGAGTATGAAAAGGTAAATACATCAGTTAAATCAGAAATGACAGATCTGGTATCCACGGCTGATATATATAGACACATGTTCACATTCAGATGTGCACTATAGTGATCTGTGCACAGCTGTCACCCCCCAGAGCGCAATACGGTGACAACACACCttgccagtgcttcccaaccagggtgcctccagctgttgcaaaactacaactcccagcatgcctgaacagccaacggctgtccgggcatgctggatgttgtagttttgcaacagctggaggcaccctggttgggaagcacagcACCATGCCATGCCAACAGTTCACCTGCAGCAGCTCTGTAGATAGCAGGGCTCTACTTACTGCACTGAAGGTCACTACACAGCTCTGCCATACAAGCCTAGAAAAGAAGGCGCACAGTTATGACGTCATCACATGTAGCCCATGACAGTCCCCCATACGCTCCATGTTTTCTGCCTGTATATACCTATGAAAAGCTGTGTACTGGAGTTACGGTCATATGTACCCACCGGCAACGACTCTAGTTTCATTAGCACCGTGCAGCAATGCTCGTCTAAATAAAGCTGATTGACACAGGATGTCTGACGTGCGTGTTTCCGGTCGGTGGAACGCGGAAGCTGTGATAGGGAAACTCGGGCTGCGTTACATAGTGACCGGTGGGAAGAAACCGTGTCCCTGTTATGGCAGCCCTAGCCGGTGTGGAGAACTCGGCGGGGGCCGTGCTCAGGAGGGCGGTGGAGATGGACAGCAGCGGCCGCTATCAGGAGAGTCTCATCTGCTACCAGGAAGGCATAGAGCTGCTCATGCAAGTGCTCAAGGGTCAGTAGGTGGGGCTGTGCTGTGATGACGAGGGACAGGgcagggaccatcccctcactacTGATATTATAGTAAAGTTTTCTCTATAAGTGATGAGGATAGATGGGgcagggaccatcccctcactacTGATATTATAGTAAAGTTTTCTCTATAAGTGATGAGGATAGATGGGacagggaccatcccctcactacTGACATGATAGTAAAGTCTTCTCTATATGTGTTGAGGATAGACGGGacagggaccatcccctcactacTGACATGATAGTAAAGTCTTCTCTATATGTGTTGAGGATAGACGGGacagggaccatcccctcactacTGATATTATAGTAAAGTCTTCTCTATATGTGATGAGGATAGACGGGGCAGGGACCATCCCCTTACTACTGATATATTATAGTAAAGTCTTCTCTATAAGTGATGAGGATAGACGGGgcagggaccatcccctcactacTGATATTATAGTAAAGTCTTCTCTATATGTGATGAGGATAGACGGGGCAGGGACCATCCCCTTACTACTGATATATTATAGTAAAGTCTTCTCTATATGTGATGAGGATAGACGGGgcagggaccatcccctcactacTGATATTATAGTAAAGTCTTCTCTATATGTGTTGAGGATAGACGGGacagggaccatcccctcactacTGATATTATAGTAAAGTCTTCTCTATATGTGATGAGGATAGACGGGGCAGGGACCATCCCCTTACTACTGATATATTATAGTAAAGTCTTCTCTATAAGTGATGAGGATAGACGGGgcagggaccatcccctcactacTGATATTATAGTAAAGTCTTCTCTATATGTGATGAGGATAGATGGGgcagggaccatcccctcactacTGATATTATAGTAAAGTCTTCTCTATATGTGATGAGGATAGACGGGgcagggaccatcccctcactacTGATATTATAGTAAAGTCTTCTCTATATGTGATGAGGATAAATGGGgcagggaccatcccctcactacTGATATTATAGTAAAGTCTTCTCTATATGTGATGAGGATAGACGGGgcagggaccatcccctcactacTGATATTATAGTAAAGTCTTCTCTATATGTGATGAGGATAGACGGGgcagggaccatcccctcactacTGATATTATAGTAAAGTCTTCTCTATATGTGATGAGGATAGACGGGGaagggaccatcccctcactacTGATATATTATAATAAAGTCTTCTCTATATATGATGAGGATAGACGGGgcagggaccatcccctcactacTGATATATTATAATAAAGTCTTCTCTATAAGTGATGAGGATAGATGGGgcagggaccatcccctcactacTGATATTATAGTAAAGTCTTCTCTATAAGTGATGAGGATAGATGGGgcagggaccatcccctcactacTGATATTATAGTAAAGTCTTCTCTATAAGTGATGAGGATAGACGGGGCAGGGACCATCCCCCCACTACTGATATATTTTAGTAAAGTCTTCTCTATAAGTGATGAGGATAGATGGGgcagggaccatcccctcactacTGATATATTATAGTAAAGTCTTCTCTATATGTGATGAGGATAGACGGGGCAGGGACCGTCCCCTCACTACTGATATATTATAGTAAAGTCTTCTCTATATGTGATGAGGATAGACGGGGCAGGGACCGTCCCCTCACTACTGATATATTATAGTAAAGTCTTCTCTATAAGTGATGAGGATAGACGGGgcagggaccatcccctcactacTGATATTATAGTAAAGTTTTCTCTATAAGTGATGAGGATAGACGGGacagggaccatcccctcactacTGATATTATAGTAAAGTCTTCTCTATATGTGATGAGGATAGACGGGGCAGGGACCATCCCCTTACTACTGATATATTATAATAAAGTCTTCTCTATATGTGATGAGGATAGACGGGgcagggaccatcccctcactacTGATATATTATAATAAAGTCTTCTCTATATGTGATGAGGATAGACGGGgcagggaccatcccctcactacTGATATATTATAATAAAGTCTTCTCTATAAGTGATGAGGATAGACGGGacagggaccatcccctcactacTGATATTATAGTAAAGTCTTCTCTATATGTGATGAGGATAGACGGGgcagggaccatcccctcactacTGATATATTATAATAAAGTCTTCTCTATAAGTGATGAGGATAGACGGGgcagggaccatcccctcactacTGATATATTATAATAAAGTCTTCTCTATAAGTGATGAGGATAGATGGGgcagggaccatcccctcactacTGATATTATAGTAAAGTCTTCTCTATAAGTGATGAGGATAGACGGGgcagggaccatcccctcactacTGACATGATAGTAAAGTCTTCTCTATAAGTGATGAGGATAGACGGGGCAGGGACCATCCCCCCACTACTGATATATTTTAGTAAAGTCTTCTCTATAAGTGATGAGGATAGATGGGgcagggaccatcccctcactacTGATATATTATAGTAAAGTCTTCTCTATAAGTGATGAGGATAGACGGGacagggaccatcccctcactacTGATATTATAGTAAAGTCTTCTCTATATGTGATGAGGATAGACGGGgcagggaccatcccctcactacTGATATTATAGTAAAGTCTTCTCTATATGTGATGAGGATAGACGGGgcagggaccatcccctcactacTGATATATTATAATAAAGTCTTCTCTATAAGGGATGAGGATAGATGGGgcagggaccatcccctcactacTGATATTATAGTAAAGTCTTCTCTATAAGTGATGAGGATAGACGGGgcagggaccatcccctcactacTGACATGATAGTAAAGTCTTCTCTATAAGTGATGAGGATAGACGGGGCAGGGACCGTCCCCTCACTACTGATATATTATAGTAAAGTCTTCTCTATAAGTGATGAGGATAGACGGGgcagggaccatcccctcactacTGATATATTATAATAAAGTCTTCTCTATAAGTGATGAGGATAGATGGGgcagggaccatcccctcactacTGATATTATAGTAAAGTTTTCTCTATAAGTGATGAGGATAGACGGGgcagggaccatcccctcactacTGACATGATAGTAAAGTCTTCTCTATAAGTGATGAGGATAGACGGGGCAGGGACCATCCCCCCACTACTGATATATTTTAGTAAAGTCTTCTCTATAAGTGATGAGGATAGATGGGgcagggaccatcccctcactacTGATATATTATAGTAAAGTCTTCTCTATATGTGATGAGGATAGACGGGGCAGGGACCGTCCCCTCACTACTGATATATTATAGTAAAGTCTTCTCTATAAGTGATGAGGATAGACGGGGCAGGGACCATCCCCACACTACTGATATTATAGTAAAGTCTTCTCTATATGTGATGAGGATAGACGGGgcagggaccatcccctcactacTGATATATTATAGTAAAGTCTTCTCTATAAGTGATGAGGATAGACGGGacagggaccatcccctcactacTGATATTATAGTAAAGTCTTCTCTATATGTGATGAGGATAGACGGGGCAGGGACCATCCCCTTACTACTGATATATTATAGTAAAGTCTTCTCTATAAGTGATGAGGATAGACAGGgcagggaccatcccctcactacTGATATATTATAGTAAAGTCTTCTCTATATGTGATGAGGATAGACGGGgcagggaccatcccctcactacTGATATTATAGTAAAGTCTTCTCTATATGTGATGAGGATAAACAGGgcagggaccatcccctcactacTGATATTATAGTAAAGTCTTCTCTATATGTGATGAGGATAGACGGGgcagggaccatcccctcactacTGATATATTATAATAAAGTCTTCTCTATATGTGATGAGGATAGACGGGgcagggaccatcccctcactacTGATATATTATAATAAAGTCTTCTCTATATGTGATGAGGATAGACGGGgcagggaccatcccctcactacTGATATATTATAATAAAGTCTTCTCTATAAGTGATGAGGATAGACGGGacagggaccatcccctcactacTGATATTATAGTAAAGTCTTCTCTATATGTGATGAGGATAGACGGGgcagggaccatcccctcactacTGATATATTATAATAAAGTCTTCTCTAAGTGATGAGGATAGACGGGGCAGGGACCATCCCCTCAGTACTGATATATTATAATAAAGTCTTCTCTATAAGTGATGAGGATAGATGGGgcagggaccatcccctcactacTGATATTATAGTAAAGTCTTCTCTATAAGTGATGAGGATAGACGGGGCAGGGACCATCCCCCCACTACTGATATATTTTAGTAAAGTCTTCTCTATAAGTGATGAGGATAGATGGGgcagggaccatcccctcactacTGATATATTATAGTAAAGTCTTCTCTATATGTGATGAGGATAGACGGGGCAGGGACCGTCCCCTCACTACTGATATATTATAGTAAAGTCTTCTCTATAAGTGATGAGGATAGACGGGGCAGGGACCATCCCCACACTACTGATATTATAGTAAAGTCTTCTCTATATGTGATGAGGATAGACGGGgcagggaccatcccctcactacTGATATATTATAATAAAGTGTTCTCTATAAGTGATGAGAATAGACGGGacagggaccatcccctcactacTGATATTATAGTAAAGTCTTCTCTATATGTGATGAGGATAGACGGGgcagggaccatcccctcactacTGATATATTATAGTAAAGTCTTCTCTATAAGTGATGAGGATAGACGGGacagggaccatcccctcactacTGATATTATAGTAAAGTCTTCTCTATATGTGATGAGGATAGACGGGgcagggaccatcccctcactacTGATATATTATAGTAAAGTCTTCTCTATAAGTGATGAGGATAGACAGGgcagggaccatcccctcactacTGATATATTATAGTAAAGTCTTCTCTATATGTGATGAGGATAGACGGGgcagggaccatcccctcactacTGATATTATAGTAAAGTCTTCTCTATATGTGATGAGGATAAACAGGgcagggaccatcccctcactacTGATATTATAGTAAAGTCTTCTCTATATGTGATGAGGATAGACGGGgcagggaccatcccctcactacTGATATATTATAATAAAGTCTTCTCTATATGTGATGAGGATAGACGGGgcagggaccatcccctcactacTGATATATTATAATAAAGTCTTCTCTATATGTGATGAGGATAGACGGGgcagggaccatcccctcactacTGATATTATAGTAAAGTCTTCTCTATATGTGATGAGGATAGACGGGGCAGGGACCATCTCCTCACTACTGATATATTATAGTAAAGTCTTCTCTATAAAGTGATGAGGATAGACTTGGCAGCAAAATAAGCCTATTCAGTGGTGCAAAATAAGGCGGGGAGGgtctaaaattttacttttaatgtatccattaaaatattcttaaattaAACACCCAGTGTCAGTGTTATAAAATTGTATTAAATATATCAACTGCAGTATACTCATAACACATAGACATCAATGTCCGGTGTCCATGCTGTTAACGATATCTAAAGGATGCAGATTTGGTGATACAGAATCACAGGTAGAACATCCTACAATATTGTAACTCCCAGAATCACAGATAGAACATATTTCAATATTGTATAATTCCCAAAGCGTTTCTAGCGCAAGCATGCGCCGTCCTCAGGGGAATAAAGACAAAAAGCAAACTATCAGGTATCATTGGCaacctgagatagatatgaacaaTTGGTTCTCATATATGCATCAATAGGATCACACAGTCCTCAGTAGAGGATCACCTATACTGCAGTCCCTTAAAACGGAGCAGTTGGTCACTGCTCAATAGATACGGGACTCAATTGCCGTGAAACTCCAGGTACCTATGAAGACAAACAAAAGAGACATATATGGCCATCAGCGTTGATTCCTGCAAGTAAAAGCCAGTGTTCCCTCATTATGTTGTTCTCACTCACATATAAGGTGATGTATTCCGATACCTGCAAAAGATATACAGACAATGCCCCAATCACTCTTATGTCCTGTAAAAGAAAGGGGTAACTAGGCTGTAGAAGATATTTTACTCACGGTCCTGGAGTACGGCAAACGATTTAGACGGAGCGCATacctgcagtggcagggagccGTCACTATCGGCTGCTGTGCGCTCAGTACATGTGTCTGCGGCGTCTGACGTTATATCCGGTTGCTGTCTGACAGCCTCAGGAAAGCCGCGCCCCCGTCAGACGTCATCAGGAGGGGCGCGGTTGGATACTCCGACGCTGTCAGTGTATCAGCGAACGGTCAGTAGAGTCTGATGTTAGTTGCTATGGTTGCAATTACGTCACTGGTGTGTAAGTAATCGGGCAATGAATACTTGTAGGTTTCTAGCGCATCCACAAGTACACCAGTAGAGGGTGAAAGAAGTGGATGCGCCAGTGGCCACAGGACACCGGCTTGGCAGGGAACATCCCCTCACTACTGATATAATATTATAGTAAATTCTTCTCTATATGTGATGAGGATAGACGGGGtagggaccatcccctcactacTGATATTATAGTAAATTCTTCTCTATATGTGATGAGGATAGACAGGgcagggaccatcccctcactacTGATATTATAGTAAAGTCTTCTCTATAAGTGATGAGGATAGACGGGGCAGGGACCGTCCCCTCACTACTGATATTATAGTAAAGTCTTCTCTATATGTGATGAGGATAGACGGGGCAGGGGCCATCCCCTCACTACTGATATTATAGTAAAGTCTTCTCTATAAGGGATGAGGATAGACAGGGCAGGGACCGTCCCCTCACTACTGATATTATAGTAAAGTCTTCTCTATAAGGGATGAGGATAGACAGGgcagggaccatcccctcactacTGATATATTATAGTAAAGTCTTCTCTATAAAGTGATGAGGATAGACGGGgcagggaccatcccctcactacTGATATTATAGTAAAGTCTTCT containing:
- the MRPL30 gene encoding 39S ribosomal protein L30, mitochondrial; the encoded protein is MALMCCNVLQRRTLGLKLLTDHPSMSLLWTDWMRHKFTKSRIPEETFQPKPEDHVKYGGDSQQPHKLHLVTRIRSCVGRPYWEKEAIDKLGLQKAHKPVVHKNIASVNNQLKVVKHLIRVQPLKLPYGVPTEEDLSDTYLDSSGQLVIRKKLQPTDIKSIES